The Mycobacterium seoulense genome has a window encoding:
- a CDS encoding F420-dependent biliverdin reductase, which translates to MANTTTRLTDDALAFLSERHLAMLTTLRADNSPHVVAVGFTFDPKTHIARVITTGGSQKAVNADRGGVAVLSQVDGARWLSLEGRSKVNSDVDAVRDAELRYAQRYRTPRPNPRRVVIEVQVERVLGSSGLLDRGET; encoded by the coding sequence ATGGCGAATACCACTACCCGGCTCACCGACGATGCGTTGGCGTTCCTGTCCGAGCGGCATCTGGCGATGCTCACCACGCTGCGAGCCGACAATTCACCGCATGTCGTGGCGGTGGGTTTCACCTTCGACCCCAAGACGCACATCGCGCGGGTCATCACGACCGGGGGCTCGCAGAAGGCGGTGAACGCCGACCGCGGCGGGGTCGCCGTGCTCAGTCAGGTCGACGGCGCGCGGTGGCTGTCGCTGGAGGGCCGGTCCAAGGTGAACAGCGATGTCGACGCCGTCCGCGACGCCGAACTGCGGTACGCCCAGCGCTACCGCACCCCACGCCCCAACCCGCGGCGGGTGGTCATCGAGGTGCAAGTGGAGCGCGTGCTGGGTTCGTCGGGTTTGTTGGACCGGGGCGAGACGTAG
- a CDS encoding TNT antitoxin family protein, which translates to MTDSIEISTRLEQWAEVAGYTLTPGHRTDDGRAVLWAAAGEIRLFIGNSRDGWFLITDSDRMGAEHFVLAAPAMSTIEKYLFGRFCSHIRSAHGLPRVGVPMSEDGWRSDYSIQTRDFQGAQHFALIAADGSTVAVSSADRVTAAAELRKFALFLTATIDQIEASAVDPDGKPLFERR; encoded by the coding sequence GTGACCGATAGCATTGAAATCTCGACACGCCTCGAGCAGTGGGCCGAGGTGGCTGGTTACACACTCACGCCCGGCCATCGGACGGATGACGGGCGGGCGGTTTTGTGGGCTGCGGCAGGCGAAATCCGCCTCTTCATAGGTAATAGTCGTGATGGCTGGTTTCTTATTACCGATTCAGACCGAATGGGAGCTGAGCATTTTGTTTTGGCTGCTCCAGCGATGTCCACGATCGAGAAGTATCTCTTCGGAAGATTTTGCTCGCACATCCGTAGCGCGCATGGGTTGCCACGTGTTGGTGTACCTATGTCGGAGGACGGATGGCGGTCCGACTACAGTATCCAAACTCGCGATTTTCAAGGTGCTCAGCACTTTGCCTTGATCGCCGCCGATGGCTCGACTGTAGCTGTCAGTAGCGCCGACAGGGTGACTGCGGCAGCTGAACTCAGGAAGTTTGCGCTGTTTCTCACAGCGACGATCGATCAAATTGAAGCGTCAGCCGTCGATCCTGACGGGAAACCGCTCTTCGAGCGGCGATAG